Proteins from one Candidatus Ozemobacteraceae bacterium genomic window:
- a CDS encoding O-antigen ligase family protein — MPEAMFAGFLPAFVILVLPVIYAGGETTAVFLLEMAAAGLLLGRLLGIAGPEGAARAASGGPARRFWHLVSVWLVLIGLSVATSENAAASFPAFLKLLALVMLTAAAAGDAGRSGWLAGICFSAGLAGLFHGALALQEYAEGAPMPLTWADPALRAVIRTRCAGIFTDPNVFGAFLAALIPWQICGLALASEEWRKHESRLQAFFGAALLTTGVALLMTFSRGAYLAAIAGVVVSTIIWKPSPKGPWSGAARILSIVALILIIIFLSGPFKYRFISIGNTKDMTFSQRTLINKGIYAAAASVPWTGYGLHTFSQVYPRFRCVGGDYPMNAHNEFLQTFVEAGPLAAALLAILSLILWWVVAKRAVSSPPSWPAGAAAGCWAVFFLHNLSGFSSRMLPTSAFFALAVGALLASGSTSGQPSAETATNSTAKVRPLAIALLLIYLLLAVRETRHQQQLDAASAELAAGDIRTAEARLVDLRMQRPSDPMVWALSARAAEARSDAEAALGHYARAVDINPREALFWSERARIIAAASATANALPLIRHAIELDPASEQFRLDAARLLLALNRPQEALNELDAALRTSPGFHDVYRIYQQVEELRRRIVEMERPTAAEEPSVAPGFSR; from the coding sequence ATGCCGGAAGCGATGTTCGCAGGGTTCCTGCCTGCGTTCGTCATCCTCGTCCTGCCCGTGATCTACGCCGGCGGCGAGACGACCGCCGTCTTCCTGCTCGAAATGGCGGCGGCCGGCCTGCTTCTCGGCCGGTTGCTCGGCATCGCCGGGCCTGAAGGCGCCGCACGGGCGGCATCCGGAGGGCCTGCGCGCCGATTCTGGCATCTCGTTTCTGTCTGGCTCGTCCTGATCGGCCTCTCCGTAGCCACATCCGAGAACGCGGCCGCGTCGTTTCCGGCCTTCCTGAAACTGCTCGCCCTCGTGATGCTGACCGCGGCGGCAGCCGGCGACGCGGGGCGTTCGGGATGGCTCGCCGGCATCTGCTTCTCCGCCGGGCTGGCGGGGCTGTTTCACGGTGCCCTGGCCCTCCAGGAATACGCGGAAGGGGCCCCGATGCCGCTCACATGGGCCGATCCCGCTCTGCGCGCCGTCATACGGACGAGGTGCGCCGGCATCTTCACCGACCCGAACGTGTTCGGCGCCTTCCTGGCCGCCCTGATCCCCTGGCAGATCTGCGGCCTCGCCCTCGCATCGGAGGAGTGGCGAAAGCACGAATCGAGACTCCAGGCGTTTTTCGGGGCGGCCCTGCTGACGACGGGCGTCGCCCTGCTGATGACCTTCAGCCGCGGCGCCTACCTGGCGGCGATCGCCGGAGTCGTCGTTTCGACGATCATCTGGAAGCCGTCGCCGAAAGGGCCATGGTCCGGCGCAGCCCGCATTCTTTCTATCGTCGCTCTTATATTGATTATCATATTTTTATCCGGCCCGTTCAAGTATCGATTCATCAGCATCGGCAACACAAAGGACATGACGTTCTCCCAGCGCACGTTGATCAACAAGGGCATCTACGCGGCGGCCGCGAGCGTTCCCTGGACCGGCTACGGTCTCCACACGTTTTCCCAGGTGTATCCGCGCTTCAGGTGCGTCGGCGGGGATTATCCCATGAACGCCCACAACGAGTTTCTCCAGACCTTCGTCGAGGCCGGGCCGCTCGCCGCGGCCCTGCTCGCGATTCTCAGCCTCATCCTCTGGTGGGTCGTCGCGAAGCGGGCAGTCTCGTCACCCCCTTCCTGGCCTGCCGGAGCGGCAGCCGGCTGCTGGGCGGTCTTTTTTCTCCACAACCTGAGCGGATTCTCCTCGCGAATGCTGCCGACATCAGCCTTTTTCGCCCTGGCCGTCGGCGCTCTCCTCGCCTCAGGCTCGACTTCCGGACAGCCTTCCGCTGAAACTGCGACGAACTCAACCGCGAAGGTTCGCCCGCTCGCCATCGCCCTGCTTCTGATATATCTTCTGCTCGCCGTCAGGGAAACACGGCATCAACAGCAGCTCGACGCCGCCTCTGCCGAACTCGCCGCCGGCGATATCCGCACGGCCGAGGCCCGGCTGGTCGACCTGAGAATGCAGCGGCCGTCCGATCCGATGGTCTGGGCGCTTTCCGCACGCGCCGCCGAAGCCCGCTCCGATGCGGAGGCCGCGCTCGGACATTACGCACGGGCCGTTGACATCAATCCCCGGGAAGCCTTGTTCTGGTCGGAACGGGCCCGTATCATCGCCGCCGCGTCCGCCACCGCCAACGCCCTTCCCCTGATACGGCACGCGATCGAGCTCGATCCGGCTTCCGAGCAGTTCAGGCTCGATGCCGCGCGACTGCTCCTGGCTCTGAACAGGCCGCAGGAAGCGCTGAACGAACTCGACGCCGCCCTTCGCACGTCGCCGGGCTTTCACGATGTCTACAGAATCTATCAGCAGGTCGAGGAGCTTCGCCGCCGGATCGTCGAAATGGAACGGC